Below is a genomic region from Micropterus dolomieu isolate WLL.071019.BEF.003 ecotype Adirondacks linkage group LG08, ASM2129224v1, whole genome shotgun sequence.
ATCTGTCCCCGGTCCCCCTGGCTGTCCCCAGTCCCCTGGCTCCTACCTTCAGCACCCCAGTCCGCTGAAAGAGCCGATCCTCTCTAACCGGACCCCGAAGCAGCTCCTCAGCCCGCCCTTCTTGTACCGGCTCCACGAGCGCTTGGAAGTCCTCATGAGGTCTTTGAAGAGACGCGCCAGGGCGTTTTCTTTGGCCGCCAGGACCGAGTTGCTAGGGTCTGAGGAGTCCCAGTGCCGCTCCTCCTCCGCGCCTCCGAACACCGCCTTGTCCGTGCTCCCGTCCCTCCCCTGCGCCTCCGTCTCCTCCGAGGAGTAAAAGGGCGCAGCGGCGAGTTCCTCTTCTAAAAGTTGCTTCAGACTCTGCggagaaaaacacagaagcTTTAAACTCACAGTGGCAGTGAGGCTGAGACAAGCAGACCTCCTCCATCATGTCTTTATAAACCCTGCTCCTCCTCATCACTGCGTCCCGGCTGAAAGGTAAACTCACCTGGAGGTCAGAGACGGGTTTGGCTTCCGCCAGGTGAAGCAGTAAAAGCAGAGACAGGCAGCAAACGGAGATGGAATTTGGGTTCATTTTCTTCTGCGGTTCTGTTTCAGTCCCTGCTCCCGTTGCTCGCACTCGTCCG
It encodes:
- the nppal gene encoding natriuretic peptide A-like encodes the protein MAPGHRHRTGRVRATGAGTETEPQKKMNPNSISVCCLSLLLLLHLAEAKPVSDLQSLKQLLEEELAAAPFYSSEETEAQGRDGSTDKAVFGGAEEERHWDSSDPSNSVLAAKENALARLFKDLMRTSKRSWSRYKKGGLRSCFGVRLERIGSFSGLGC